The segment TCTAGATCTACATAAAGATTGTCGGAAGAAGAAAGCAAGACGTTCAAGGACAAATATGATGGACATTATGTGATTATataggaacaaaaataaacaaatatgcTAAATGGCTAAACatgcatctaaaataaaaagaaaatattaaaatagataTAAACTAACTGACTAATGGACTTTGCACAcccttttatttatatacaaaattcccaatacttttaatttagcaacaattcaaaatgaaaggaaatttCATCAAGCATCACCTCTCAAGACAAaccttttaatatttatatatttcaagAATCAATCAGAACTGCTCTCATCAAGAAGGATAATTATAACCACATGAACATTTTAGTAGCAGTTTATAGTAGTTCATCTCTGGTAAGATGTCTCTGTTCTGGGACCTTCCTGCCCTTCCATCTGCAGCAGTGGAATGCCTGAGGCATCGTGACCCCAGAGTACAGAACAGAGCCGTGTCATTGACAGCAGACATGACACTGATGAAGTCAGACACAGTTTATAAAGCAGGTGGAGGTGAGCTGCAACATGGTATCGGCAAAAAATAGACAGGCCatccactgcaaaaaaaaaaaaaaaaaatcccttcatCAGTTAGTTCTTTGTAGATTTGATAGACCATAGCTAGGATATTGTCAATGTTGAAGGaagatctttttttctctctcactctgtCTCTCttggaaacagatttttaattgatATATTTACTTTTGAATGTTGAGAATTCTTTGCCAGTTTGTTTATCTCAAACTTCATGCTAAGCACTTGAGAACATTCAGGACTTAACATGTATGGTCCTCCAATAGATCTGTCTTTCAAAGACCTCAACAATGTCACAGGTATATTTCTCTACTTTTTCTTTACCTTGAGAAACTTTAATGGTCTGTTtgctttaaaggggcagtatcatgtgttttccagccacttAGTAGTGTGCTTACTAGCACAATCACATAACTATGTCacattcagttgttataaaaatgacgTATATATGTATccgacttaaaataaatgttatttcgTAATTTTataattgggcttctgtctctttaagaaaattTTGTTCTTTCTGACACTGACACTCTGCCTGCAGGAAATTTTCACAACAaagctcctctattaaccttaaacagtatttttaccggcgtttcactgagaagtagctcgtaagCTTAGCTCAGCaaatgctcagttccaccagatgtttgctaattgctgctggctagtctgaaggagctgagtggggaaatTGCAGGGGAGGGGTGCTCTGTAATGCAGAagcttagaaactgcagctccatgAAGGAGCTTCGCTGCCAAAGGCTCTGTTCAATCCCCCAAAGTGTTTTACACAGCTGGATGGTTGCTATGGGAGATTCAAAGAGttctcaaaaacaaatcatgttgTAAAGCTCAAAGAGGTTGActatacataatactgcccgtTTATTGATTTGAATGTATTAATCATATTCTTGAAATCTCGTAAAGGAACTTACAAATACGTTTTAgaagaataaatataattaaaaaactaTTCCTGGATTGCTTAACTGACTGACTGTGGTTTAGATGCTCTGGCGGAGATTCCCCGCCGTCCCCTGCGACCTTTAAAGATCGACATGAACAACAAGTACCTGAGCCAGTCGATGCgtctgaacaacaacaacatcacaAATCTCGTTGGCCTTGAAttcattttgaatcattttctgGCTCAGCCATCATCGCTTGGCTGGCTGGATCTCTCCTGCAACAAAATAACAAGCATTGAACATGTAAGATGTAGTTGTAATACTTTTCATTATATACTTATTTGCTAGGCCAAATTGTCAGTTTTGCAGGTTAAATCATTGTACCTCGTTTGACTGAACCTATtccttgtctgtctttatgcgttatattttttatacataattCAGTCTACAcgcatttaataaaacaattcttttttgtgttcttttttgtttttttattctcattttgaaCAGTGTATCTTTGTGCATTCCAGGTTCTATGTGAGCTAAAGGAGCTGCGTGTTTTGTATCTGCATGGCAATGACATCTGGAGCCTGACTGAAATAAGCAAATTAGGAGAGTTGAATTATCTGCACACCATCACGCTTCATGGAAATGGGATCGAAAACGTAAAGGGCTACAGGTGATTTGCTTTAACTATCAACTCGTTTCTTAACTACCACAGCAATATAATTTGATTCAGTTTTACCATGCAAT is part of the Xiphophorus couchianus chromosome 10, X_couchianus-1.0, whole genome shotgun sequence genome and harbors:
- the LOC114152079 gene encoding leucine-rich repeat-containing protein 51-like, with protein sequence MYGPPIDLSFKDLNNVTDALAEIPRRPLRPLKIDMNNKYLSQSMRLNNNNITNLVGLEFILNHFLAQPSSLGWLDLSCNKITSIEHVLCELKELRVLYLHGNDIWSLTEISKLGELNYLHTITLHGNGIENVKGYRNYVISMLPHLKRMDFSAVTRQEKVLASIWPTNIKRPRTRPQDASEDD